AACGTGAACAAAGGAAGAGACTCATTACTTTCTTAATGGGACTTGATGACAGCTACTCCAATATTCGAGGTCAAATCTTGCTAATGCAGCCTTTGCCAAGCACTGCAAAGGCTTATGGTATGATCAAGCAGGAAGAAAAGCAAAGAGAAGGGATCTTACCTACTCCAGTCACTCCAGCAATCATGTCTTTTACTGGAAATGGACCTAGACAGTTCAACAACAACACTTACCAAAGGTTCAATAAAACTCCCTCAACCAGCACTTCTGACAGAAGATCAAGCTTCAAACCTGGAGTCAAGTGTGGTACCTGCTTTAGAGAGGGGCACACAAAAGAGGAATGCTACAAGAACATTGGCTATCCACCAGGACACCCACTGCATGGAAAATTTCCACTAAAAGCTTCTTTCAACAAACCTAAAACTATTAATACTGTTTTTGTTGACAATGCAGCTATTACTCCAACCCTTCAACAGGATCCACCACAAGTGGGATCATCTTCAAATGATGTCATAGCTGCAAGGATGGATCAGTTACAAAATCAACTTAATCAAATGATGCTGATGATGCAACAGACTTCCCAAATTCAGCCACATGAGGGTATAATTTCTTTTGTTGCTTCTATTTTCTCAAATTTTGACAATGTTTGGGTTATAGACAGTGGGGCTACAGATCACATTTCCATTTCCTTACATCAAATGCACAACATTCAACATCATACCACACCTATTCTAGTCCACCTTCCTAACAAACACACAATTAAAGTATTCACCACTGGATCTGTCAAATTAACACCAACTCTCACACTTCACAATGTTTTCTATATTCCCACATTCACTTACAACCTTCTGTCTATTAGCACAATCACACATCAATCACAAATTAATGTGAATTTCACTCACTTTGAGTGCATATTTCAGGACAACAACAAGAAAGTTGCCCATGGGATTCTCTGTGATGGACTCTACATCATTCATCCTACAACCaaaatgtaacaacccgacatcgttttaccaaaaatacgcctaaaaaaaaaaaatttgtaaggcagtgtatctggacggcgtccagttatctggacggcgtccagtattgaaagaCAGGACGACGTCCCaagcatttggacggcgtccaaatgaactaaagtggactgatcagttttttcaatttcacgcgagtggaaaacccgcttcccgacacttttaaaacgaaacgactttcacaacacatcatattaagtaaaattaagatatttccacaataaacataagttttacaacaccgggcccacaatgacccgttttacaaataatgtaacgatttcaacccatttaattctttagacggattaggactctataacccaacccaataccaagagcataatcccggagactaccaaatccccaatccgcgtccatataaccaaaagctaccccttcgagcccaagcgctcctatgcatctagtctaacaactagctagcttcataacaaaatacctgtaaaaaggtaaacaacgagaggggtaagccgaggcttagtgaatgcaataattatacatatacatatataatgtacctacttgcatacacttactcacataccgcatacatgctagcaacataattagcaaaccatctcaagtatcaagctaataacctccaatatcgcaagctagtataactgtaacgacccgaccaaaactgtTATTGACGGCTGATGttacgcgaggtgtatataaaatagttattaatttttacaaggaaacactattaaatacgatacaattttacacaagatatttatttatttatagaatggatatacttaaaccttgctacaacacttataggcagtgtacctaatcgtacagtagtgtagtttttagtaagtccggttcgttccacagggaaatctttaaacaaagctcaacgctatattaatttacttttataaaaatacaaacatatatataagtaatattattattataaaggggggtttttaccgtttaatgaccggtttatcgattttaagactttagtcgcagttaaaacctaatgtaaaatattaaataaataaaagacttaatttaaagcgtaaagtaaataacgataatgaaattgcgaataataaaagtgcgataaaataaaattgcgataattaaaaagtacgataattaaaagtgcgattaaataacaataaataaaagtgcgataattagaaatgcaattaaatataaaataaaggaaattaaatatgaaataaaagaattatgcttatttaaacttccgtaatcatgatgtttgacgtgttgattttagttttatgcccatgggttaattgtcctttgtcctggattatttaatatgtccgtctggtttttgtccataacagtccatcagtcataaatataaagtgcgagtgtcctcatcaaattattcttatacccgaagttaaatattccaactaattggggattcgaattgtaacaaggttttaatactttgtttaatgaatacaccaggttatcgactgcgtgtaaaccaaggttttactactttgttaacaattacaccaattacccttgaatgtaatttcacccctgttttaattattctagtggctattaatccattcccgtgtccggttaaatgaacgattattcgtacatataaataccccgcccatcgtgtccgattgagtgtatatggtaatttatagggacgcccaattgtaaatctttatattaacattaacaaactataacgaccctcatttttccattctatattttttcaatattaaatgcccaaacaatataattaaaaattaatgatcaaactttaatcaacaattgttaagtgttaagagttagaaaacatattaattaactttgtgcaataattgacaagttaataaaagatgaaaataataaactgttagtcgacactcactgctaattaaaatttatgcatttatgtaatattataactgataacctataagtaataaataaaaattgacatttatataaataataaaacaattgagaactaaatatatacaagtcatgaattagtaaaaagaaaataatacttatcatgtagtaaatgtaaaaaataataatagtaataatagtaataataatgagactaaagaatcttaaacaattacatccttatgttgactaaaaattaaaataatatatatataaactagtaccacctattgttgactaaaaattataaaataaaataaaatcattaattagaacatccttatgttgactaacactctaatacttgcactatataaactcctagtttctcattcacaaatcacaccaaaatcctctctcaaaaacaatctctccctctccctctcttgtggtattcggatcttcaagcttgttcttcgtgttcttcaagaatcttcaaggagttcttcaagatttttaaggctttgatcttccatcttcatcgtgttcatcttttctttgttaattatcttgaatcttcaaaggtataacataaaccctaaactatttacataaactttaatctttgttaattcatattcatattataaacttgttattcataagtatatacataaacactcctagatttatatatacatatatacatgtaaaaaaaaatatatttttatgtatatatacgaattatatatacatatacatattaaaaccttaaaccctaatactacttatactagtacttaacatgtatacactattactattactagcacctataacctactacttatattgtagcacaaaaatattttgggatatgtattagagatgtatagatcttcgaactttcttgacgaatggtttctacgagattctaggcagagggtttggacttccgatttaaagggtcctatggctcaagcccctagatctaaattagccattcgaagggaaaggggtgattggaagcttatctaatacggcaagtatcctaaaatgaaaaacactcataaaagtagaaactctatagtcatagaaacttagtaaaataagaaactttttaaaaatggaaacattataaaaatagtaacttactaggaatagaaacttagtaaaacaaactatacttaaacacatacttaaacttaaacatgggcaaaacacttaactactcttaaatgtcaataggttgactttcctgctcactcgttcaactctttattccgaggaataactctctctctacttactaaggtgaattcatagccccactctttattgctagcaaacttatttaacttatttggggtgagacacatgctgcttttactatttacaatttagacacaagtaccaactgctaaaactatgctatacccggctatgtccgactaagtccctacagtgatatttttaagtgctgcggcatgcttatttattgggggtaggcctatcgggagtaacgtccccgatacatttgatgttatctttgtattgcttgataatgaaattaaaccgacaagtagaactaacttgtcatggggcaaacttgaacgtttagtctaaatatcacgcactggcataactttttgatcctgcgggagatcaaccttacaaattaaatcttgtggtctaaaacaaacggtcaaacttatttgttaaacctatgaacttcactcaaccttttggttgacactttagcatgtttttgtctcaggtgctgtttgattcaagctcttatacttactgcttatgtgatgctacttggacataggatcaagagatatcgcatttattacttctgcatgtgaacatttccattattgttattcctatcattgtaactacgtttcattttccgctgcgtgctcaataaagtttgttttatcatttagtattgttctcgtatattataatatgttggttgatttgatattaagtcacatttcacccaggccctaactgggggtgtgacagattggtatcagagcaaaccaggctgttatagagaaccaggattgcatttttatgtgtgccttacttgttagctagggtgccttagcaatctaggaaactataacctttcctgccttggacttaaagcacttaggattgtcgtataatcttaacaattatgctttaataaacttgactcaaagattctaatcaaggtctctttcctaatgataggatgtcaagctcaagcgttaacaagtccaacaaagcaactcacaaccctaccaccgaagtaggtgttggacactcttcaacttcgagaccagttcgaagtcctctttataatcctgcttcaccaccgctgaattatagcccgaatactattttagattcacatgggtctcctcaatactacccaactccgagaacccaagataagggaaaacggcatgaagaaattggtccatcaaggaagagagcccgatctcctttttatgatggtcctaagtatgaaatcatgagattacgaaacgataccgagagaaacattggaggtctacttcgccacatggaaagagtggatcgtcgaatgaagaaacttatgaaagaaaacgtcgagctaagaaaggagttgctgatgctaaagtgcgaggaagaacgcaacactcgctggggaaagcaatcacttgcttacctcaaggaggatgttgatgtccgaatgaaaatggagaaaggtcgagtcgacgaacaacttgccataagagagtacaacactaatgccgtaaacagtcgtgttaccaacctttatgacaacttcgagtatctctatgagaaacaaaagtcgaaaaatgagaaagttgaggagtttatgaagaaggttggagacgaaatatgaagactacttcaatcttaatatttcctagttatttttcctattttccatctatgtaaaggctgtgccttaaacaatttctatttccgaatcgtgtaataaaggcttatttaatgcctcgttctaataatataaagtgttttattaatatcatgcgatatcaatactttagtttattcatacttgtgattactcaaacttataacttgttaaacttatcaaacatatgttcacttttatgtagtgacatcatggttcgttcagctgcacctaccgttaacaacgttgtgttaactactgagcaattccaacagttactcgctgctgcccaaggcaacgcccaagctaatcatgctaatactcaaccaaaaccttgttcctacaaggactttacaaactgtcaccctcccgcttttaagggaaacgaagaagctgtcgaactagttcgttggttcgaaaagatggaatctattttccgtatttgcaactgtggtgatgatgatcgagtaaagtatgccactagctcgttgggtggtaatgctttaacttggtggactgcttatgccaagtccgtaggaattgataatgctaatgcaattccatgggacgaactcaaaagtatgatggtcaacaaattctgcccaaggagtcaagttcagaagcttgaagctgagttctgggaactcagggtcaagggtactgacattgagaattataccaatcgttatctggagctttctactctatgtcctgaaatgtttcctactgaagctagaagaattgagcggtatattgaaggtcttcccgaggatgttcaagggaatgttattgctgctgagaaggttactttggatgctgtgattctcatggcacaaaatctcatgttggccaagagaagaagggcgtcggccaataagcaagttgaaaccaagggtaatgatggtaagaggaagtttgagccgtctcaaggttcaaatcagaatgttagtaaaaagcttatggatagtacaagtacgaattataagggcacttatcctttttgtgttcgttgtgaaaggcatcacccggggcagtgcactgccacttgttcgttgtgtaagaaagtgggacacgtagctaagacgtgtaggactcctccaaagaataaatctattgttcctgctaaagctcctcctacttgttatacttgtggggaaaagggacacattagtccaaattgccctaagaagagagataatcctgctactggagccaatactactgctgcaaagggtcgtgcatttgttattactgctgctgaagcccgagatgaagatgaggtcatcacgggtacgtatctcgtcaataattgctacgcaactattttattcgatactggtgccgaccgaagttacgtatctaatgaattttgtaccctatttactgaaaagcctcaacccttagaaactaaacgattagtagaagtagccaatggaaagatcatgaaagttgataaaatttataaaaactgcaacctaatcttagccagcaaagaatttaagatagaccttttgccggtcgagctaggaagtttcgatgtcgtagttggaatggattggttacgtccattaagagctgcgatcatgtgttacgataaaaccgttcatgttccattaggaaatggagagactcttattatccaaggtgaaaagagtggttccaatctcaatattatctcctgtattaaaacccgcaaataccttatgaaaggttatccagctattctagcccacgttaatctgattgaatcgaaagagaagcgaattgaagatgtaccagtagttaaagactttcccgatgtgtttcccgaagatcttccgggtattccacctcctcgacaagttgaattccaaattgatttaactcctggtgctgctcctgttgctaaagcaccataccgtttagcaccttccgaaatgaaggaattatccaaccaactccaagaactattggataaaggtttcattcgtccaagctcgtccccttggggagctcctattctgtttgttaaaaagaaggatggtacattaaggatgtgcattgattaccgcgaacttaacaagcttactatcaagaaccgttatccgttgccacgtattgatgatctatttgaccaacttcaagggtcaagtgtttattcaaagattgatttaagatccggttatcaccaactcaaggtcaaggaatccgatattcctaagactgcttttcgcactcgttatgggcactatgaattctgtgtcatgccttttggtttaactaatgctcctgccgtgttcatggacctcatgaatcgtgtttgtaaaccgtatcttgacaaatttgtcatcgtattcattgacgacatcttgatctattcgaagaatgagaaagagcatgagcaacatttgcgcatgattcttgaactcttacgaaaggaacaactttatgctaaattttctaagtgcgagttttggctcaaaaccgtacaatttctcggacatgttgttgatagaaacggaatacatgtcgatccagctaagattactgctattcagaactgggagataccaaagactgcaaagcatattcgtcaatttttgggacttgccggttactatcgaaggtttataaaagatttttctctcattgccaaacctcttacaaagctgactcaaaaagggaagaaatttgagtggtccgaagaacaggaatctgctttcaagattctgaaggagaagttgaccacagcctcgattctttctttacctgaaggtaccgacgactttgttgtttactgcgatgcctcaaagcatggctttggttgtgttttaatgcaacgagaaaaggttatcgcctatgcatctagacagttgaagaaacatgaagtaaactataccacacatgacctagagttaggtgccgtggtatttgcattaaagatatggagacattatctctatggtaatcactttacggtgtacactgaccataaaagtcttcgacacatctttgatcaaaaacagctgaatatgaggcaaagtcgatggctcgagacattgaacgattattattgtgagctgaaatatcatcctggcaaggcgaatgtagttgccgatgcccttagtcgaaaagacgatattaaacgtgttcgtgctttaaacctaaaaatcaaatcgaatcttatttcacgaatctgtgaagctcaattggaagctattagaccgacacttatcgaaggtgaaggacctattggttttgagaaccaacttcaagtgaaagctaatggtacacggtactttggcaatagaatctgggttcctcgttttggtaatcttcgcgaactagtcttggatgaagcacataagactagatattctatccatcccggttccagtaagatgtatcacgatgtgaaggaattctactggtggcctaacatgaaagccgatattgctacttatgttagtaagtgtctcacttgtttgaaagtcaaggccgaacatcaaaagccttctggtctgttgacacaacccgacattccgcagtggaagtgggaaggtatcactatggacttcgttactaagttacctaagacttcgaacggtaacgatactatttgggtcgtagttgatcgtcttactaaatctgcacatttcataccgatcaaggaaaccgacaagatggagagattagcacagctttatattaaagaaatcgtctcacgtcatggtgttcctatctcgatcatttctgatcgcgatagtcgatttgtttctagattttggaaaactttacaatctgctcttggaactcaactcgacatgagtacagcttatcatccgcaaaccgatggtcaaagtgaacgaaccattcaaactatggaagatatgctacgtgcttgtgcaatcgatttcggcaaaggatgggatagacatctacctttggttgaattttcttataataacagttatcactccagcattaaggctgcaccttttgaagctttatatggacggaagtgtagatcccctttgtgttgggatgagcttgaggacagacatttaactggtcctgaaattattcacgaaactaccgaaaagatcgttcaaatcaagcaacgtttagaaactgcccgtagccgacagaaaagctatgccaataagaaacgaaaagacatcgaataccaagttggagataaagtcatgttgaaagtatccccttggaaaggtgttgtccgcttcggtaagcgaagtaaactcagtccacgatatgttggaccattcacaatcactgaaagagtcggtcccgtggcataccgattagaactgccaaccgaacttagtcaagtacatgatgtgtttcatgtctcaaatcttaaacggtgtcttgccgatgacacactcgttattcctctggatgatgtccgcattgatgagcaaatgcacttcgttgaagaacctatagaaatcatggaaggagaggtcaaacaaacgcgtaaaagcaatatacctatcgttaaagtccggtggaattcgcgtagaggccccgaatatacctgggaacgcaaagaccatatgaaacggaaatatccccatctcttctcaactgctgatgcaaacgagaaaactacctaaaaacttcgggacgaagttttcaataacggggaggtactataacgaccctcatttttccattctatattttttcaatattaaatgcccaaacaatataattaaaaattaatgatcaaactttaatcaacaattgttaagtgttaagagttagaaaacatattaattaactttgtgcaataattgacaagttaataaaagatgaaaataataaactgttagtcgacactcactgctaattaaaatttatgcatttatgtaatattataactgataacctataagtaataaataaaaattgacatttatataaataataaaacaattgagaactaaatatatacaagtcatgaattagtaaaaagaaaataatacttatcatgtagtaaatgtaaaaaataataatagtaataatagtaataataatgagactaaagaatcttaaacaattacatccttatgttgactaaaaattaaaataatatatatataaactagtaccacctattgttgactaaaaattataaaataaaataaaatcattaattagaacatccttatgttgactaacactctaatacttgcactatataaactcctagtttctcattcacaaatcacaccaaaatcctctctcaaaaacaatctctccctctccctctcttgtggtattcggatcttcaagcttgttcttcgtgttcttcaagaatcttcaaggagttcttcaagatttttaaggctttgatcttccatcttcatcgtgttcatcttttctttgttaattatcttgaatcttcaaaggtataacataaaccctaaactatttacataaactttaatctttgttaattcatattcatattataaacttgttattcataagtatatacataaacactcctagatttatatatacatatatacatgtaaaaaaaaatatatttttatgtatatatacgaattatatatacatatacatattaaaaccttaaaccctaatactacttatactagtacttaacatgtatacactattactattactagcacctataacctactacttatattgtagcacaaaaatattttgggatatgtattagagatgtatagatcttcgaactttcttgacgaatggtttctacgagattctaggcagagggtttggacttccgatttaaagggtcctatggctcaagcccctagatctaaattagccattcgaagggaaaggggtgattggaagcttatctaatacggcaagtatcctaaaatgaaaaacactcataaaagtagaaactctatagtcatagaaacttagtaaaataagaaactttctaaaaatggaaacattataaaaatag
This genomic stretch from Rutidosis leptorrhynchoides isolate AG116_Rl617_1_P2 chromosome 11, CSIRO_AGI_Rlap_v1, whole genome shotgun sequence harbors:
- the LOC139875548 gene encoding uncharacterized protein, which translates into the protein MATTTATDLNTEDTNSSNHPLYLHQNDHPGIILISKKLTGSDNYSSWKRSMMIALNAKNKLKIITKEYKEPEITSPLRALWERNNDMIISWILNTVTEEISNSLSFINSAHHLWHELHEHYSQIDGHRIYQLAHDIAQLKQNNSSIEIYYHKLKGYWDETDALEAPYMCICTCTCANGRLNGEREQRKRLITFLMGLDDSYSNIRGQILLMQPLPSTAKAYGMIKQEEKQREGILPTPVTPAIMSFTGNGPRQFNNNTYQRFNKTPSTSTSDRRSSFKPGVKCGTCFREGHTKEECYKNIGYPPGHPLHGKFPLKASFNKPKTINTVFVDNAAITPTLQQDPPQVGSSSNDVIAARMDQLQNQLNQMMLMMQQTSQIQPHEGIISFVASIFSNFDNVWVIDSGATDHISISLHQMHNIQHHTTPILVHLPNKHTIKVFTTGSVKLTPTLTLHNVFYIPTFTYNLLSISTITHQSQINVNFTHFECIFQDNNKKVAHGILCDGLYIIHPTTKM